A genomic segment from Syngnathus scovelli strain Florida chromosome 3, RoL_Ssco_1.2, whole genome shotgun sequence encodes:
- the hint2 gene encoding histidine triad nucleotide-binding protein 2, mitochondrial, translating into MLYHHILRTCLIPSRTAVHLGGLQLVCRVQRALCTGSDEVRLAEVASQKYGRPVATIFSKVIDKSLPADIIYEDDKCLAFRDISPQAPVHFLVIPKMLIPRISQASDDDAELLGHLLVVAKKVAKQEALTEGYRVVINDGKHGAQSVYHLHLHVLGGRQMTWPPG; encoded by the exons ATGCTTTATCATCATATtctccgaacatgcttgataccTAGCCGAACGGCGGTCCATCTCGGAGGATTGCAACTTGTTTGCAGAGTCCAG AGAGCTCTGTGTACCGGAAGTGACGAAGTACGACTGGCGGAAGTGGCCAGTCAGAAATATGGCCGCCCAGTTGCTACAATCTTCTCCAAAGTGATTGACAAAAGCCTCCCCGCAGATATCATATATGAGGACGACAAG TGTTTGGCTTTTAGGGACATCAGTCCACAGGCTCCTGTTCATTTCCTTGTTATCCCAAAGATGCTCATTCCCAGGATAAGTCAAGCCAGTGATGATGACGCTGAG CTCTTGGGACATTTACTGGTCGTGGCCAAGAAGGTGGCGAAGCAGGAAGCTCTGACAGAAGGTTATCGAGTGG TCATCAACGATGGCAAACATGGTGCTCAGTCCGTCTACCATCTTCACCTGCACGTGTTGGGAGGCAGACAGATGACATGGCCGCCAGGATAA
- the mrps30 gene encoding large ribosomal subunit protein mL65, which translates to MAARARVPFRFPVNLHINQKLVHTEAAATVVKKAVYPPIKPSLTAKSKSARARQVEEQVERIKASPVQDKLRSLTRIERKKYVVYPQTFARNADKWYQHFTKTAYIPGLPEQLTPARPHVAVEEKDSPATEADNLGISDEAFKDIRSLVTRVILQEHWHTIKGKTSMYRRQELVEGPFLRNLVKSLTYGLAKYSPLLLSSSMDVNPQVGFYWRRGERIVPRGHRKGSLEPIRFQIDDRPLCQIRITQQLPQLVPMEASYDADVPEVPYSPSCLPLFKRQYTNTIFTGSKVPDPACYGHTQFHLVPDRYHRDRMARRQQSDQVEVFLRAHAIASLFAWTAAQASYQGFWNHEDVSRAFVSQAVISDGHFFSFFCYQLNTLALSAQTDSGNARKNLLWGSESVRLYDGVEDGHVVGLNDHALRLLVRFLLHQPRQDVLDV; encoded by the exons ATGGCGGCCCGCGCACGGGTGCCCTTTCGCTTCCCTGTAAACTTGCATATAAACCAGAAGCTTGTACACACCGAGGCGGCGGCGACAGTGGTCAAGAAGGCTGTTTACCCGCCCATCAAACCGTCTCTGACTGCCAAAAGCAAATCGGCTCGAGCGCGCCAAGTCGAGGAGCAAGTCGAGCGGATAAAAGCGTCACCCGTGCAGGATAAACTGCggtcactcactcgcatcgagcGCAAAAAATACGTCGTCTACCCGCAGACGTTCGCGCGAAATGCGGATAAATGGTACCAGCACTTCACCAAAACCGCATACATCCCCGGCTTGCCGGAGCAACtcaccccagctcggcctcatgtCGCCGTGGAGGAGAAGGATTCCCCCGCCACTGAAGCAGACAACCTCGGCATTAGTGATGAGGCGTTCAAGGACATCCGTTCATTGGTAACGCGCGTGATTCTGCAAGAGCACTGGCACACTATCAAAGGAAAGACGTCCATGTACAGACGACAGGAGCTCGTCGAGGGACCCTTCCTGAGAAACTTGGTCAAATCGTTAACATACGGCTTGGCCAAATACAGCCCGCTGCTCCTCTCCTCCAGCATGG ATGTGAATCCCCAAGTTGGTTTCTACTGGAGGAGAGGGGAGAGGATTGTTCCAAGGGGCCACAGAAAGGGGAGCCTGGAGCCCATCAGGTTCCAGATAGACGACCGGCCGCTCTGTCAGATTCGAATAACGCAGCAGCTCCCTCAG TTGGTCCCGATGGAAGCTTCTTATGACGCAGACGTTCCTGAAGTTCCGTACTCTCCCTCCTGTCTGCCGCTGTTCAAGAGGCAGTACACCAACACCATCTTCACAG GTTCCAAGGTGCCGGACCCAGCGTGCTACGGCCACACGCAGTTTCACCTTGTGCCCGACCGCTACCACAGGGATCGCATGGCCCGCCGCCAGCAGTCGGACCAGGTGGAGGTGTTCCTCAGGGCCCACGCCATCGCTAGCCTGTTTGCGTGGACCGCTGCGCAGGCCTCCTATCAAG GTTTCTGGAATCACGAGGACGTGAGCAGAGCGTTCGTGTCGCAGGCGGTGATCAGCGACGGCCACTTTTTCTCCTTCTTCTGCTACCAGCTCAACACGCTGGCCTTGTCCGCACAGACGGACAGCGGAAACGCCCGGAAGAACCTGCTGTGGGGCAGCGAGTCTGTGCGCCTCTACGACGGCGTGGAGGACGGGCACGTGGTCGGCCTGAATGACCACGCGCTGCGGCTACTGGTGCGATTCCTCCTCCATCAGCCCCGGCAGGATGTCCTGGATGTCTAA
- the emb gene encoding embigin has product MMSASWMLLLLACCGHGNPKSVGQMLPAVPGDDFPSDVRSVFLKDKSHTDKMEVSSPVNLTLQCTWTDNDNKVDNITGFWRKDERDIDNSHVTLRQENQQFQLQRMFIIKDEESLGNYSCVFGNEAKADFILTVPHMGDVRDKPVVSYVGDSVVLLCKMDDNKPKPKTWLWFRANGTDKEQIDTVTEPEKYQMKNDEKSTKLHVYNLTHDDSVLFYCSAVFAIGSAVSHLELKVITIYEPLKPFVAIVLEVLVLVAAILLFESSRSKKAQAQDASGDEVANTEAPTTNAEPPTTTTVTTPSGESNGLDENPSARQRNVENVAQQKQ; this is encoded by the exons ATGATGTCGGCCTCCTGGATGCTTCTGCTGCTGGCCTGCTGCGGACACGGCAATCCAA AGAGTGTCGGTCAGATGCTCCCCGCGGTGCCTGGTGATGATTTCCCGTCCGATGTGCGGAGTGTCTTCcttaaag ATAAAAGCCACACGGACAAAATGGAAGTGTCGAGTCCCGTCAATCTGACGTTGCAATGCACCTGGACGGACAACGACAACAAGGTGGACAACATCACTGGATTCTGGAGAAAAGACGAGCGAGATATTGACAACAGCCACGTGACGCTGCGGCAAGAGAACCAGCAGTTTCAACTCCAAAGAAT GTTCATCATTAAAGATGAAGAAAGTCTAGGGAATTACTCGTGCGTGTTTGGAAATGAAGCAAAGGCTGACTTCATTTTGACAG TGCCGCACATGGGCGACGTGCGGGACAAGCCGGTGGTCAGCTATGTTGGCGATTCGGTGGTGTTGCTATGCAAGATGGATGACAACAAGCCCAAACCCAAAACCTGGTTGTGGTTTAGAGCCAATGGCACTGACAAG GAGCAGATCGACACTGTGACGGAACCTGAAAAGTATCAAATGAAAAACGACGAAAAGTCCACGAAGCTGCACGTGTACAATCTGACCCACGACGACTCGGTTCTGTTCTACTGCAGTGCTGTGTTTGCCATCGGCTCGGCCGTcagccacctggagctgaag GTAATCACCATTTACGAGCCATTGAAGCCCTTCGTCGCCATCGTGCTGGAGGTCCTCGTTCTAGTCGCAGCCATCTTGCTCTTTGAGAGTAGTCGGTCCAAGAAGGCCCAAGCGCAAGATG CCTCGGGGGACGAGGTAGCCAACACCGAGGCGCCGACCACGAACGCCgagccccccaccaccaccacggtcACCAC GCCGTCGGGAGAAAGCAACGGATTGGACGAAAACCCCTCGGCCAGGCAACGAAACGTTGAAAATGTCGCTCAACAAAAGCAATAA
- the malt1 gene encoding mucosa-associated lymphoid tissue lymphoma translocation protein 1 isoform X1, translating to MAATPERSVKLNPLNEEWKRLCDVLDRSPGNGWRRLGEIVAQDRRFRLSADNLEMCSLKVLQPDGSPSHMLLMLLAERGCTCGQLMDFLRALANAEALHCLQAPALQIITQPQSVSLLCGHNLHLSCQAVGPSPVQYQWFKSKEEVPNGSTADLAINGVHVKDGGFYICRVNCGESFQFSQWAQVDVLDVSVSSGYTRQSSDGHLEVALQPRPQRLLAGAALQLECGAAGCPIPHYQWYCDGVPLPGATKRKLTIPNATQDHQGKYRCRIISGGERTWTSEVEVLIAPSAPVQISGPMECSEDDIYAIGGGSTDFLLNSVPEQLHATDKVALLIGNLSYQNHPQLKAPMVDVYDLTNVLRQLDFKVVSLLDLTELEMRNAVHEFLLLLHKGVYGLLYYAGHGYENYGNSFMVPVDAPNPYRSADCLCVQSILKLMQEKETGLNVFLLDMCRKRNVHDDSTHNVVLRVTANIVFGYATCQDAEAFELSSSDFTNGVFVKFLKKRLLDDEKITVVLDRVAEDMGQFDATRGKQALEIRSSLSERRALTDPVLPGAADLPHSQQWAKAHELPESMYVDFECGAQIKLGFAAEFSNVLVVYTHIVRKPAELSTCQAHVTDFPQELDVDPKAMNRSTPEDTGVYLLSSHLPHHCLYTRLCSLQKLKDDLVFTACLRGASAAMDADDSVSWTENVNIAPRPTTSIRTTTAATSITALTFPWVGRRWAKVWRPTVPASLSRLATTWTSCIQHSSKACSSSGPDSLDQREILARTLNIKMSACGTCPSLSGDRAA from the exons atggcggcgactccggagcGGTCGGTCAAGCTCAACCCGCTCAACGAAGAGTGGAAGAGGCTGTGCGACGTTTTGGACCGAAGCCCCGGCAATGGATGGCGAAGACTCGGAGAGATTGTGGCCCAGGACCGGCGCTTCAGACTCAG TGCAGACAACTTGGAGATGTGCTCTCTGAAGGTCCTGCAGCCCGACGGCAGTccgagccacatgctgctgatgctgctaGCGGAGCGAGGCTGCACATGCGGTCAGCTGATGGACTTCCTTCGCGCACTGGCCAACGCGGAGGCCCTTCACTGCCTCCAAGCGCCGG CCTTGCAGATCATCACCCAGCCACAATCGGTGTCGCTGCTGTGTGGGCACAACTTGCACCTCAGCTGCCAAGCTGTTGGCCCCTCGCCAGTGCAGTACCAGTGGTTCAAGTCCAAGGAGGAG GTGCCAAACGGCTCCACGGCTGACTTGGCTATCAACGGCGTCCACGTGAAGGACGGCGGCTTCTACATCTGCCGTGTCAACTGCGGCGAATCCTTCCAGTTCAGTCAGTGGGCTCAAGTGGACGTCCTGGACGTGTCCGTGTCGAGCG GCTACACCCGCCAGTCTTCGGATGGTCATCTGGAGGTGGCCCTCCAGCCTCGCCCGCagcggctgctggccggcgccgcCCTACAGTTGGAGTGCGGCGCAGCGGGCTGCCCCATCCCTCACTATCAGTGGTACTGTGACGGCGTGCCTCTTCCAGGTGCCACCAAGAGGAAACTCACT ATCCCAAACGCCACGCAGGACCACCAGGGAAAGTACCGCTGCAGGATCATTAGTGGAGGCGAGAGGACGTGGACCAGCGAGGTGGAGGTCTTGATCG CTCCAAGTGCACCGGTGCAGATTTCAGGACCAATGGAGTGCTCCGAAG ATGACATTTATGCCATTGGAGGAG gttccaCTGATTTCCTCCTAAACAGTGTACCTGAGCAACTACATG CAACGGACAAGGTCGCCCTGCTGATAGGCAACCTGTCCTACCAGAACCACCCGCAACTCAAAGCCCCCATGGTGGACGTATACGACCTCACTAACGTGTTACGGCAGCTGGACTTCAAGGTGGTCTCCCTGCTGGACCTCACCGAGTTGGAAATGCGCAACGCTGTCCACGAgttcctgctgctgctccataAAGGAGTCTACG GCTTGCTGTATTACGCCGGCCACGGCTACGAAAACTACGGCAACAGCTTTATGGTCCCGGTGGACGCACCCAATCCGTACCGCTCGGCCGACTGCTTGTGCGTGCAGAGCATCCTCAAGCTGATGCAGGAGAAGGAGACGGGCCTCAATGTCTTCCTGCTTGACATGTGCAGGAAGAG GAATGTCCATGACGACAGCACGCACAATGTCGTCTTGAGGGTGACCGCTAACATTGTCTTTGGATACGCCAC GTGCCAAGATGCTGAAGCTTTTGAGCTGAGCTCCAGCGATTTCACCAACGGCGTCTTTGTCAAGTTCTTGAAGAAACGCCTGCTGGATGACGAGAAGATCACCGTGGTGCTGGACAGAGTCGCCGAGG ACATGGGCCAGTTTGACGCCACCAGGGGTAAGCAGGCGCTGGAGATCCGCAGCAGCCTGTCcgagcggcgggccctgaccgaCCCGGTACTGCCCGGTGCCGCCGACCTCCCCCACAGTCAACAGTGGGCCAAAGCCCACG AGCTTCCGGAGAGCATGTATGTGGACTTTGAGTGCGGCGCTCAGATCAAGTTGGGCTTCGCCGCCGAGTTCTCCAACGTTCTGGTTGTTTACACGCACATCGTCAGGAAGCCCGCCGAACTCTCTACGTGTCAGGCGCACGTCACCGACTTCCCTCAG GAGCTGGACGTGGACCCAAAGGCAATGAACCGGAGCACCCCGGAGGACACGGGTGTCTACCTGCTGTCCAGCCACTTGCCGCATCATTGTCTCTACACCAGACTGTGCTCACTACAGAAGCTCAAG GATGATCTGGTGTTCACCGCGTGCCTTCGGGGCGCCTCGGCAGCCATGGACGCCGACGACAGTGTCTCTTGGACCGAGAACGTCAACATCG CCCCACGGCCCACTACCAGCATCCGGACCACGACCGCAGCCACCAGCATCACCGCCTTGACGTTTCCGTGGGTGGGCAGACGGTGGGCGAAGGTGTGGCGGCCTACGGTTCCAGCATCCCTATCGAGGCTAGCGACGACGTGGACGAGCTGCATACAGCATTCATCGAAAGCCTGCAGCTCCAGCGGTCCTGATTCGCTG GACCAGCGTGAAATATTAGCTCGCACACTCAACATTAAAATGTCAGCCTGTGGGACGTGCCCCTCCCTCTCCGGCGACAGAGCAGCCTGA
- the malt1 gene encoding mucosa-associated lymphoid tissue lymphoma translocation protein 1 isoform X3: MAATPERSVKLNPLNEEWKRLCDVLDRSPGNGWRRLGEIVAQDRRFRLSADNLEMCSLKVLQPDGSPSHMLLMLLAERGCTCGQLMDFLRALANAEALHCLQAPALQIITQPQSVSLLCGHNLHLSCQAVGPSPVQYQWFKSKEEVPNGSTADLAINGVHVKDGGFYICRVNCGESFQFSQWAQVDVLDVSVSSGYTRQSSDGHLEVALQPRPQRLLAGAALQLECGAAGCPIPHYQWYCDGVPLPGATKRKLTIPNATQDHQGKYRCRIISGGERTWTSEVEVLIAPSAPVQISGPMECSEDDIYAIGGGSTDFLLNSVPEQLHATDKVALLIGNLSYQNHPQLKAPMVDVYDLTNVLRQLDFKVVSLLDLTELEMRNAVHEFLLLLHKGVYGLLYYAGHGYENYGNSFMVPVDAPNPYRSADCLCVQSILKLMQEKETGLNVFLLDMCRKRNVHDDSTHNVVLRVTANIVFGYATCQDAEAFELSSSDFTNGVFVKFLKKRLLDDEKITVVLDRVAEDMGQFDATRGKQALEIRSSLSERRALTDPVLPGAADLPHSQQWAKAHELPESMYVDFECGAQIKLGFAAEFSNVLVVYTHIVRKPAELSTCQAHVTDFPQELDVDPKAMNRSTPEDTGVYLLSSHLPHHCLYTRLCSLQKLKDDLVFTACLRGASAAMDADDSVSWTENVNIAPRPTTSIRTTTAATSITALTFPWVGRRWAKVWRPTVPASLSRLATTWTSCIQHSSKACSSSGPDSLVTA, translated from the exons atggcggcgactccggagcGGTCGGTCAAGCTCAACCCGCTCAACGAAGAGTGGAAGAGGCTGTGCGACGTTTTGGACCGAAGCCCCGGCAATGGATGGCGAAGACTCGGAGAGATTGTGGCCCAGGACCGGCGCTTCAGACTCAG TGCAGACAACTTGGAGATGTGCTCTCTGAAGGTCCTGCAGCCCGACGGCAGTccgagccacatgctgctgatgctgctaGCGGAGCGAGGCTGCACATGCGGTCAGCTGATGGACTTCCTTCGCGCACTGGCCAACGCGGAGGCCCTTCACTGCCTCCAAGCGCCGG CCTTGCAGATCATCACCCAGCCACAATCGGTGTCGCTGCTGTGTGGGCACAACTTGCACCTCAGCTGCCAAGCTGTTGGCCCCTCGCCAGTGCAGTACCAGTGGTTCAAGTCCAAGGAGGAG GTGCCAAACGGCTCCACGGCTGACTTGGCTATCAACGGCGTCCACGTGAAGGACGGCGGCTTCTACATCTGCCGTGTCAACTGCGGCGAATCCTTCCAGTTCAGTCAGTGGGCTCAAGTGGACGTCCTGGACGTGTCCGTGTCGAGCG GCTACACCCGCCAGTCTTCGGATGGTCATCTGGAGGTGGCCCTCCAGCCTCGCCCGCagcggctgctggccggcgccgcCCTACAGTTGGAGTGCGGCGCAGCGGGCTGCCCCATCCCTCACTATCAGTGGTACTGTGACGGCGTGCCTCTTCCAGGTGCCACCAAGAGGAAACTCACT ATCCCAAACGCCACGCAGGACCACCAGGGAAAGTACCGCTGCAGGATCATTAGTGGAGGCGAGAGGACGTGGACCAGCGAGGTGGAGGTCTTGATCG CTCCAAGTGCACCGGTGCAGATTTCAGGACCAATGGAGTGCTCCGAAG ATGACATTTATGCCATTGGAGGAG gttccaCTGATTTCCTCCTAAACAGTGTACCTGAGCAACTACATG CAACGGACAAGGTCGCCCTGCTGATAGGCAACCTGTCCTACCAGAACCACCCGCAACTCAAAGCCCCCATGGTGGACGTATACGACCTCACTAACGTGTTACGGCAGCTGGACTTCAAGGTGGTCTCCCTGCTGGACCTCACCGAGTTGGAAATGCGCAACGCTGTCCACGAgttcctgctgctgctccataAAGGAGTCTACG GCTTGCTGTATTACGCCGGCCACGGCTACGAAAACTACGGCAACAGCTTTATGGTCCCGGTGGACGCACCCAATCCGTACCGCTCGGCCGACTGCTTGTGCGTGCAGAGCATCCTCAAGCTGATGCAGGAGAAGGAGACGGGCCTCAATGTCTTCCTGCTTGACATGTGCAGGAAGAG GAATGTCCATGACGACAGCACGCACAATGTCGTCTTGAGGGTGACCGCTAACATTGTCTTTGGATACGCCAC GTGCCAAGATGCTGAAGCTTTTGAGCTGAGCTCCAGCGATTTCACCAACGGCGTCTTTGTCAAGTTCTTGAAGAAACGCCTGCTGGATGACGAGAAGATCACCGTGGTGCTGGACAGAGTCGCCGAGG ACATGGGCCAGTTTGACGCCACCAGGGGTAAGCAGGCGCTGGAGATCCGCAGCAGCCTGTCcgagcggcgggccctgaccgaCCCGGTACTGCCCGGTGCCGCCGACCTCCCCCACAGTCAACAGTGGGCCAAAGCCCACG AGCTTCCGGAGAGCATGTATGTGGACTTTGAGTGCGGCGCTCAGATCAAGTTGGGCTTCGCCGCCGAGTTCTCCAACGTTCTGGTTGTTTACACGCACATCGTCAGGAAGCCCGCCGAACTCTCTACGTGTCAGGCGCACGTCACCGACTTCCCTCAG GAGCTGGACGTGGACCCAAAGGCAATGAACCGGAGCACCCCGGAGGACACGGGTGTCTACCTGCTGTCCAGCCACTTGCCGCATCATTGTCTCTACACCAGACTGTGCTCACTACAGAAGCTCAAG GATGATCTGGTGTTCACCGCGTGCCTTCGGGGCGCCTCGGCAGCCATGGACGCCGACGACAGTGTCTCTTGGACCGAGAACGTCAACATCG CCCCACGGCCCACTACCAGCATCCGGACCACGACCGCAGCCACCAGCATCACCGCCTTGACGTTTCCGTGGGTGGGCAGACGGTGGGCGAAGGTGTGGCGGCCTACGGTTCCAGCATCCCTATCGAGGCTAGCGACGACGTGGACGAGCTGCATACAGCATTCATCGAAAGCCTGCAGCTCCAGCGGTCCTGATTCGCTGGTAACTGCATGA
- the malt1 gene encoding mucosa-associated lymphoid tissue lymphoma translocation protein 1 isoform X2 — protein MAATPERSVKLNPLNEEWKRLCDVLDRSPGNGWRRLGEIVAQDRRFRLSADNLEMCSLKVLQPDGSPSHMLLMLLAERGCTCGQLMDFLRALANAEALHCLQAPALQIITQPQSVSLLCGHNLHLSCQAVGPSPVQYQWFKSKEEVPNGSTADLAINGVHVKDGGFYICRVNCGESFQFSQWAQVDVLDVSVSSGYTRQSSDGHLEVALQPRPQRLLAGAALQLECGAAGCPIPHYQWYCDGVPLPGATKRKLTIPNATQDHQGKYRCRIISGGERTWTSEVEVLIAPSAPVQISGPMECSEDDIYAIGGGSTDFLLNSVPEQLHATDKVALLIGNLSYQNHPQLKAPMVDVYDLTNVLRQLDFKVVSLLDLTELEMRNAVHEFLLLLHKGVYGLLYYAGHGYENYGNSFMVPVDAPNPYRSADCLCVQSILKLMQEKETGLNVFLLDMCRKRNVHDDSTHNVVLRVTANIVFGYATCQDAEAFELSSSDFTNGVFVKFLKKRLLDDEKITVVLDRVAEDMGQFDATRGKQALEIRSSLSERRALTDPVLPGAADLPHSQQWAKAHELPESMYVDFECGAQIKLGFAAEFSNVLVVYTHIVRKPAELSTCQAHVTDFPQELDVDPKAMNRSTPEDTGVYLLSSHLPHHCLYTRLCSLQKLKDDLVFTACLRGASAAMDADDSVSWTENVNIGKPLIARLDLHQATRQNSCLLTCPMPHSPTAHYQHPDHDRSHQHHRLDVSVGGQTVGEGVAAYGSSIPIEASDDVDELHTAFIESLQLQRS, from the exons atggcggcgactccggagcGGTCGGTCAAGCTCAACCCGCTCAACGAAGAGTGGAAGAGGCTGTGCGACGTTTTGGACCGAAGCCCCGGCAATGGATGGCGAAGACTCGGAGAGATTGTGGCCCAGGACCGGCGCTTCAGACTCAG TGCAGACAACTTGGAGATGTGCTCTCTGAAGGTCCTGCAGCCCGACGGCAGTccgagccacatgctgctgatgctgctaGCGGAGCGAGGCTGCACATGCGGTCAGCTGATGGACTTCCTTCGCGCACTGGCCAACGCGGAGGCCCTTCACTGCCTCCAAGCGCCGG CCTTGCAGATCATCACCCAGCCACAATCGGTGTCGCTGCTGTGTGGGCACAACTTGCACCTCAGCTGCCAAGCTGTTGGCCCCTCGCCAGTGCAGTACCAGTGGTTCAAGTCCAAGGAGGAG GTGCCAAACGGCTCCACGGCTGACTTGGCTATCAACGGCGTCCACGTGAAGGACGGCGGCTTCTACATCTGCCGTGTCAACTGCGGCGAATCCTTCCAGTTCAGTCAGTGGGCTCAAGTGGACGTCCTGGACGTGTCCGTGTCGAGCG GCTACACCCGCCAGTCTTCGGATGGTCATCTGGAGGTGGCCCTCCAGCCTCGCCCGCagcggctgctggccggcgccgcCCTACAGTTGGAGTGCGGCGCAGCGGGCTGCCCCATCCCTCACTATCAGTGGTACTGTGACGGCGTGCCTCTTCCAGGTGCCACCAAGAGGAAACTCACT ATCCCAAACGCCACGCAGGACCACCAGGGAAAGTACCGCTGCAGGATCATTAGTGGAGGCGAGAGGACGTGGACCAGCGAGGTGGAGGTCTTGATCG CTCCAAGTGCACCGGTGCAGATTTCAGGACCAATGGAGTGCTCCGAAG ATGACATTTATGCCATTGGAGGAG gttccaCTGATTTCCTCCTAAACAGTGTACCTGAGCAACTACATG CAACGGACAAGGTCGCCCTGCTGATAGGCAACCTGTCCTACCAGAACCACCCGCAACTCAAAGCCCCCATGGTGGACGTATACGACCTCACTAACGTGTTACGGCAGCTGGACTTCAAGGTGGTCTCCCTGCTGGACCTCACCGAGTTGGAAATGCGCAACGCTGTCCACGAgttcctgctgctgctccataAAGGAGTCTACG GCTTGCTGTATTACGCCGGCCACGGCTACGAAAACTACGGCAACAGCTTTATGGTCCCGGTGGACGCACCCAATCCGTACCGCTCGGCCGACTGCTTGTGCGTGCAGAGCATCCTCAAGCTGATGCAGGAGAAGGAGACGGGCCTCAATGTCTTCCTGCTTGACATGTGCAGGAAGAG GAATGTCCATGACGACAGCACGCACAATGTCGTCTTGAGGGTGACCGCTAACATTGTCTTTGGATACGCCAC GTGCCAAGATGCTGAAGCTTTTGAGCTGAGCTCCAGCGATTTCACCAACGGCGTCTTTGTCAAGTTCTTGAAGAAACGCCTGCTGGATGACGAGAAGATCACCGTGGTGCTGGACAGAGTCGCCGAGG ACATGGGCCAGTTTGACGCCACCAGGGGTAAGCAGGCGCTGGAGATCCGCAGCAGCCTGTCcgagcggcgggccctgaccgaCCCGGTACTGCCCGGTGCCGCCGACCTCCCCCACAGTCAACAGTGGGCCAAAGCCCACG AGCTTCCGGAGAGCATGTATGTGGACTTTGAGTGCGGCGCTCAGATCAAGTTGGGCTTCGCCGCCGAGTTCTCCAACGTTCTGGTTGTTTACACGCACATCGTCAGGAAGCCCGCCGAACTCTCTACGTGTCAGGCGCACGTCACCGACTTCCCTCAG GAGCTGGACGTGGACCCAAAGGCAATGAACCGGAGCACCCCGGAGGACACGGGTGTCTACCTGCTGTCCAGCCACTTGCCGCATCATTGTCTCTACACCAGACTGTGCTCACTACAGAAGCTCAAG GATGATCTGGTGTTCACCGCGTGCCTTCGGGGCGCCTCGGCAGCCATGGACGCCGACGACAGTGTCTCTTGGACCGAGAACGTCAACATCGGCAAGCCGCTGATCGCCCGCCTGGACTTGCATCAAGCCACGCGGCAGAACAGCTGCCTGCTGACGTGCCCCATGCCCCACAGCCCCACGGCCCACTACCAGCATCCGGACCACGACCGCAGCCACCAGCATCACCGCCTTGACGTTTCCGTGGGTGGGCAGACGGTGGGCGAAGGTGTGGCGGCCTACGGTTCCAGCATCCCTATCGAGGCTAGCGACGACGTGGACGAGCTGCATACAGCATTCATCGAAAGCCTGCAGCTCCAGCGGTCCTGA